The Papaver somniferum cultivar HN1 chromosome 3, ASM357369v1, whole genome shotgun sequence genome includes a region encoding these proteins:
- the LOC113359266 gene encoding F-box protein CPR1-like, with protein MSALPKELYHDIVLRLPVKSLLECRYAARGFFFYGSVREFSFSYCLLITDLRLVLIFQLPLDTRNEKFVELQLPKEPLKNNHSLRNVWVLEGCLSAVNAIGVHSEVWVMQTYGVGESWTKRFVITHSRIIKEMYYLRLMWDFKNGEILLMSGSNLVLLDAISGKPKRLRKMLKGIENYVESLVSL; from the exons ATGTCTGCGCTTCCAAAAGAGCTCTACCATGACATCGTTTTAAGGCTACCAGTGAAATCATTACTCGAAT GTAGGTATGCTGCACGTGGCTTTTTCTTCTACGGTAGTGTTCgtgaattttctttttcttattgtttgttgatcactGATTTGCGTTTGGTTTTGATTTTCCAG ttgccCTTAGATACCAGGAACGAGAAATTTGTAGAATTGCAACTACCAAAAGAACCTTTGAAGAATAACCATTCGCTTAGGAATGTGTGGGTGTTGGAAGGGTGTCTTAGTGCTGTGAATGCAATTGGGGTTCATTCAGAAGTATGGGTAATGCAGACTTATGGAGTTGGAGAATCATGGACTAAACGTTTTGTCATTACCCATTCCAGAATTATAAAAGAAATGTATTACTTGAGGCTGATGTGGGACTTCAAGAATGGTGAGATTTTATTAATGTCGGGCAGTAATTTAGTTTTACTTGATGCAATTTCTGGGAAGCCAAAACGTCTACGGAAAATGCTTAAAGGAATAGAGAATTATGTCGAAAGCCTAGTTTCACTCTAA
- the LOC113355791 gene encoding 60S ribosomal protein L32-1-like, producing MAVLLLTKKIIKKRVKKFKRPTVIDTTELGDVECLYVLQESWRRPKGIDSRVRRKFKGVTLMPNIGNGSDKKTRHYLPNGFKKFVVHNVKEVELLMMHNRTYCAEIAQNVSTRKRKEIVERAAPLDVVVSNGQARLRSQEDE from the exons ATGGCTGTTCTTCTGCTTACCAAGAAGATTATTAAGAAGAGGGTCAAGAAGTTCAAGAGGCCCACAGTGATCGATACCACAGAGTTGGG TGACGTTGAATGCTTATATGTTTTGCAGGAAAGCTGGAGAAGGCCCAAGGGTATTGATTCTCGTGTGAGGCGAAAGTTCAAGGGTGTCACTTTGATGCCCAATATTGGTAACGGTTCGGACAAAAAGACCCGTCATTACCTTCCCAATGGCTTCAAGAAATTTGTGGTGCACAATGTTAAAGAAGTGGAATTGTTGATGATGCACAACAG GACATACTGTGCTGAAATCGCACAGAATGTTTCCACCAGGAAAAGGAAGGAAATTGTTGAACGCGCAGCACCGCTGGATGTTGTTGTTTCCAACGGACAAGCCAGGTTACGTAGCCAGGAGGATGAGTAG